One Sulfurospirillum tamanense DNA window includes the following coding sequences:
- the pheA gene encoding prephenate dehydratase codes for MNQIEMYRNAIDAIDDQIIALLNERMKSVKAIGLLKQTSGTSIYRPEREREILDRLKKINNGDLNDAAIEAVFFEIFAVSRNLEMPEKVAFLGPKGSYTHQVAQSRFGAMGNYLSLNCVEAVFRVLANKEAKYGVVPIENNTEGAVGETLDCLGNYDEIKIVSEIYMDIHHSFATLSEDLEHIKRIYSHPQGYNQCRKFLEEHQLLDVEFIPTKSTAEAAQKASKEPKSAAICSHIAAKLYNVPILFGKIEDNLANKTRFLILSDFKNKPGEHNKTSILAKTDDKPGGLVEFLQSFQDNKVNLTKIESRPAKERGFKTVFYLDFEGHIDDENVQNVLEQNKNKHQIKWLGSYVAGE; via the coding sequence GTGAACCAAATTGAAATGTACCGCAATGCCATTGATGCCATTGATGACCAAATCATTGCCTTGCTCAATGAGCGTATGAAATCTGTTAAAGCTATTGGTCTATTAAAGCAAACCAGCGGTACTTCCATCTACCGACCAGAGCGCGAGCGGGAGATTTTGGACCGCCTCAAAAAAATAAACAATGGTGATTTAAATGATGCCGCCATCGAAGCTGTTTTTTTTGAGATTTTTGCGGTGAGTCGCAACCTTGAAATGCCAGAAAAAGTAGCTTTTTTGGGCCCCAAAGGAAGCTATACTCACCAAGTAGCCCAAAGCCGTTTTGGCGCCATGGGGAATTACCTTTCTCTTAATTGTGTTGAGGCTGTGTTTCGCGTGCTAGCCAATAAAGAAGCCAAATACGGTGTTGTACCGATAGAAAACAATACCGAAGGGGCAGTGGGCGAAACGCTAGATTGTTTGGGTAATTACGATGAGATTAAAATTGTTTCAGAAATCTACATGGACATCCACCACTCTTTTGCAACCTTGTCTGAAGATTTGGAGCATATTAAGCGCATCTATTCACACCCGCAAGGGTATAACCAGTGCCGTAAGTTTTTAGAGGAGCATCAGCTTTTGGATGTAGAGTTCATACCCACCAAATCCACCGCAGAAGCAGCCCAAAAGGCGAGCAAAGAGCCAAAATCTGCCGCTATTTGTTCACATATTGCCGCAAAACTTTACAATGTGCCTATTTTGTTTGGCAAGATAGAAGACAACCTTGCCAACAAAACCCGTTTTTTGATTTTGAGTGATTTTAAAAACAAACCAGGTGAACACAACAAAACGTCAATTCTAGCCAAAACAGATGACAAGCCTGGTGGCTTGGTGGAGTTTTTACAATCTTTTCAAGACAACAAAGTCAACCTCACGAAAATAGAATCCAGACCAGCTAAAGAGCGTGGTTTTAAAACAGTGTTTTACTTGGACTTCGAAGGACATATTGACGATGAGAATGTTCAAAACGTATTAGAACAAAATAAAAACAAACACCAAATCAAATGGCTAGGAAGCTATGTTGCAGGAGAATAA